A single Diceros bicornis minor isolate mBicDic1 chromosome 7, mDicBic1.mat.cur, whole genome shotgun sequence DNA region contains:
- the FOXR1 gene encoding forkhead box protein R1 yields MEKESFLAFTTAHLPLVQQNLARYRLQIIEPLKLPLEKKPNPDKDGPSIEPNLWMWVNPNIVFPPGKLEVPEPSKGEDLTSTLPTPLSPSKEDFTNCSEATVAESLPPSSSEQLSPRKRFASSPSNWELTEEEEAENQDDSSSVALPSPHKRAPLQSRRLRQANSQEGRLWSRPPLNYFHLIALALRNSSPCGLNVQQIYSFTRQHFPFFRTAPEGWKNTVRHNLCFRDSFEKVPVSMQGGACTRPRSCLWKLTAEGHRRFAEEARALASTRLESIQRCMSQPDVMPFLFDL; encoded by the exons ATGGAGAAAGAGTCCTTTCTGGCCTTCACCACAGCGCACCTGCCCTTAGTGCAGCAGAACC TTGCCAGATATAGACTCCAAATAATTGAGCCACTAAAACTACCTctggaaaaaaaacccaaccctGATAAAGATG GTCCAAGTATTGAGCCCAACCTGTGGATGTGGGTAAACCCCAACATCGTGTTTCCCCCTGGAAAGCTGGAGGTCCCAGAACCTAGTAAGGGGGAAGATCTGACAAGCACACTCCCCACCCCTCTGTCGCCCTCAAAAGAAGACTTTACCAACTGCTCAGAGGCCACAGTGGCGGAGTCACTGCCACCTTCCTCCAGCGAGCAGTTGTCCCCTCGGAAACGGTTTGCTTCTTCCCCCAGCAACTGGGAG ctcacagaagaggaggaggctgagaaCCAGGATGACAGCTCCTCTGTGGCTCTCCCGTCCCCTCACAAAAGGGCCCCCCTCCAGAGTCGGAGGCTTCGGCAAGCCAACAGCCAGGAGGGGAGGCTCTGGTCCCGGCCCCCTCTCAATTACTTCCACCTAATTGCACTGGCATTAAGAAACAGTTCCCCCTGTGGCCTCAACGTGCAACAGATCTACAGTTTCACGCG ACAACATTTCCCCTTTTTTCGGACGGCTCCGGAAGGCTGGAAGAATACTGTCCGTCACAATCTCTGTTTCCGAGACAGCTTTGAGAAAGTGCCAGTCAGCATGCAGGGTGGGGCCTGCACACGGCCTCGATCCTGCCTCTGGAAGTTGACTGCAGAGGGACACCGACGCTTTGCAGAGGAGGCCCGTGCCTTGGCCTCCACTCGGCTGGAAAGTATCCAGCGGTGCATGAGCCAGCCAG ATGTGATGCCCTTCCTCTTTGACCTTTAA
- the UPK2 gene encoding uroplakin-2 isoform X1 has translation MAAPLPIRTLPLILVLLSLLAPGAAADFNISSISGLLSPALTESLLVALPPCHLTGGNATLMVRRANDSKVVKSSFVVPPCRGRRELVNVVDSGAGFTVTRLSAYQVTNLVPGTKYYISYLVTKGASTESSREIPMSTLPRRKMESIGLEMARTGGMVVITVLLSVAMFLLVVGFIITLALGARK, from the exons ATGGCAGCCCCGCTGCCCATCCGGACCTTGCCCTTGATCCTGGTtctgctgtctctcctggccccaggagctgCAG CAGACTTCAACATCTCAAGCATCTCTGGTCTGCTGTCCCCGGCGCTAACAGAGAGCCTGCTAGTTGCCTTGCCCCCCTGTCACCTCACAGGGGGCAACGCCACACTGATGGTCCGGAGAGCTAATGACAGCAAAG TGGTGAAATCTAGCTTTGTGGTGCCTCCATGCCGTGGGCGCAGGGAGCTGGTGAATGTGGTGGACAGTGGGGCTGGCTTCACGGTCACCCGGCTCAGTGCATACCAGGTGACAAACCTGGTGCCAGGAACCAAATACTA CATTTCCTACCTAGTGACTAAGGGGGCATCCACTGAGTCCAGCAGAGAGATCCCAATGTCCACACTCCCTC GAAGGAAGATGGAATCCATTGGGCTGGAAATGGCCCGGACAGGGGGCATGGTGGTCATCACAGTGCTGCTCTCTGTTGCCATGTTCCTGCTGGTCGTGGGCTTCATCATCACCCTGGCACTGGGTGCCCGAAAGTGA
- the UPK2 gene encoding uroplakin-2 isoform X2 — protein MAAPLPIRTLPLILVLLSLLAPGAADFNISSISGLLSPALTESLLVALPPCHLTGGNATLMVRRANDSKVVKSSFVVPPCRGRRELVNVVDSGAGFTVTRLSAYQVTNLVPGTKYYISYLVTKGASTESSREIPMSTLPRRKMESIGLEMARTGGMVVITVLLSVAMFLLVVGFIITLALGARK, from the exons ATGGCAGCCCCGCTGCCCATCCGGACCTTGCCCTTGATCCTGGTtctgctgtctctcctggccccaggagctgCAG ACTTCAACATCTCAAGCATCTCTGGTCTGCTGTCCCCGGCGCTAACAGAGAGCCTGCTAGTTGCCTTGCCCCCCTGTCACCTCACAGGGGGCAACGCCACACTGATGGTCCGGAGAGCTAATGACAGCAAAG TGGTGAAATCTAGCTTTGTGGTGCCTCCATGCCGTGGGCGCAGGGAGCTGGTGAATGTGGTGGACAGTGGGGCTGGCTTCACGGTCACCCGGCTCAGTGCATACCAGGTGACAAACCTGGTGCCAGGAACCAAATACTA CATTTCCTACCTAGTGACTAAGGGGGCATCCACTGAGTCCAGCAGAGAGATCCCAATGTCCACACTCCCTC GAAGGAAGATGGAATCCATTGGGCTGGAAATGGCCCGGACAGGGGGCATGGTGGTCATCACAGTGCTGCTCTCTGTTGCCATGTTCCTGCTGGTCGTGGGCTTCATCATCACCCTGGCACTGGGTGCCCGAAAGTGA